From Triticum urartu cultivar G1812 chromosome 2, Tu2.1, whole genome shotgun sequence, a single genomic window includes:
- the LOC125538351 gene encoding CASP-like protein 5A3 yields the protein MVPPAQGQAVQVEGPNGDGNAPAGMIMRDPWTRCGLVFRLLQAAFAAAALAVMASTDDFSSVTTFRYLVAAASVQCLWSLAVAILDAYAIVVKRSFRTARAVIILSLGDWEH from the exons ATGGTGCCGCCGGCGCAGGGGCAGGCGGTGCAGGTGGAGGGGCCGAACGGGGACGGGAACGCGCCTGCTGGGATGATCATGAGGGACCCGTGGACGCGGTGCGGCCTCGTGTTCCGCCTCCTGcaggccgccttcgcggccgccgcGCTCGCCGTCATGGCGTCTACCGACGACTTCTCCTCCGTCACCACATTCCG CTACCTCGTCGCAGCAGCAAGTGTGCAATGCCTGTGGAGCCTCGCCGTGGCCATTCTGGATGCCTATGCAATTGTTGTCAAACGTTCCTTCCGAACTGCCCGGGCTGTCATCATACTTTCCCTCGGGGACTGG